In the Adlercreutzia equolifaciens DSM 19450 genome, one interval contains:
- the lspA gene encoding signal peptidase II: MAAPETLTIEKEPGEASAVEERLPSRRKRNAAIFVPLAALWLVLDIATKAYFNSFSVGQVVADPFLGLVQFRLVHNTGAAWGMFDESTFALGVMSVLVCVALTVYLFTAGKRAGVMETVGIALIVAGGLGNALDRFTLGYVVDFIDTVFISFPTFNVADIGVTCGFVLFFAGMLWSMRKDAPAKEVASEEK, from the coding sequence GTGGCCGCTCCCGAGACGTTAACCATCGAGAAAGAGCCAGGGGAGGCCTCTGCCGTGGAGGAGAGGCTTCCCAGCCGGCGCAAGCGCAACGCCGCCATCTTCGTTCCTCTTGCCGCTCTGTGGCTTGTCCTCGACATCGCCACGAAAGCTTACTTCAACAGCTTCTCCGTGGGCCAGGTGGTGGCCGATCCCTTTCTTGGTCTGGTGCAGTTCCGCCTGGTGCACAACACCGGTGCCGCCTGGGGTATGTTCGATGAATCGACCTTCGCCCTCGGAGTGATGTCGGTGCTCGTCTGCGTCGCGCTCACGGTGTATTTGTTCACGGCCGGCAAGCGCGCCGGCGTTATGGAGACGGTGGGGATCGCGCTGATTGTGGCCGGCGGCTTGGGCAACGCGCTCGACCGCTTCACGTTGGGCTACGTGGTCGATTTCATCGACACGGTGTTTATCAGCTTCCCTACGTTCAACGTTGCCGACATCGGGGTTACCTGCGGGTTCGTGCTGTTCTTCGCGGGGATGCTTTGGTCCATGAGGAAGGATGCGCCCGCGAAGGAGGTCGCATCGGAGGAGAAGTAA
- a CDS encoding RluA family pseudouridine synthase — protein MSRSLCHIVATEDAGCRLDALCAARGLYASRSAAARAIEEGRVFVNGATVSKKHAVAAGDTIVYEVDDEPESVVVYGEPIDLDVRFEDEDMLVLSKQIGLVCHPSVDHAHGTLVNALIWHCGEDNLCNVQGEEADRLGIVHRLDRDTSGLMLAAKTDEAGRELMAQIQDRAVDRHYIALVHGIMAHDTGMIDAPIARSADERCRMAVRDVPSAREAITTFRVLERFEAGPKDDGYSLIECKLFTGRTHQIRVHMQYTRHPIVGDPVYNAHGPRDARAQLGLRRQFLHSYSIAFEHPTTGEPMAFADNLPRDLQEALDSLAARSLGKTEAGREVAELMATSPVPSVEGEVPDE, from the coding sequence ATGTCACGCTCGCTTTGCCATATCGTCGCCACCGAGGACGCTGGATGCCGCCTGGATGCCCTGTGCGCCGCCCGGGGGCTCTACGCTTCCCGCTCGGCCGCCGCGCGCGCCATCGAGGAAGGCCGCGTCTTCGTGAACGGCGCCACGGTTTCTAAAAAGCATGCCGTGGCGGCGGGGGACACCATCGTCTACGAGGTGGACGACGAGCCGGAGTCCGTGGTGGTCTACGGCGAGCCCATCGACTTGGATGTGCGCTTCGAAGACGAGGACATGCTCGTGCTCTCGAAGCAGATCGGGCTCGTCTGCCACCCCTCCGTCGATCATGCCCACGGCACGCTGGTCAATGCGCTTATCTGGCACTGCGGCGAGGACAACCTCTGCAACGTGCAGGGCGAGGAGGCCGACCGGCTCGGCATCGTGCACCGGCTCGACCGCGACACCTCGGGCCTCATGCTGGCGGCCAAGACCGATGAGGCCGGGCGCGAGCTCATGGCGCAAATTCAGGATCGCGCCGTCGACCGCCACTACATCGCGCTCGTTCACGGCATCATGGCCCACGACACCGGCATGATCGACGCGCCCATCGCGCGCTCCGCCGACGAGCGGTGCCGCATGGCCGTGCGCGACGTGCCGAGCGCCCGGGAGGCCATCACGACGTTTCGCGTGCTCGAGCGCTTCGAGGCAGGCCCCAAGGACGACGGCTACAGCCTCATCGAGTGCAAGCTTTTCACGGGCCGCACCCACCAGATCCGCGTGCACATGCAGTACACGCGCCATCCAATCGTGGGCGATCCGGTGTACAACGCCCACGGCCCCCGCGACGCCCGGGCCCAGCTGGGGCTGCGCCGCCAGTTCCTACACTCCTACAGCATCGCCTTCGAGCACCCGACGACCGGCGAGCCCATGGCCTTCGCCGACAATCTGCCGCGCGACCTGCAGGAAGCGCTCGATTCGCTGGCCGCGCGCTCGCTGGGCAAGACCGAGGCGGGGCGCGAGGTGGCCGAGCTCATGGCAACGTCGCCCGTCCCTTCCGTGGAAGGAGAGGTACCCGATGAGTAG